AATGGGATTGGAGAGCGTGCTGGAAACGCCTCGCTCGAAGAGGTTGTCATGGTACTAAAGAAACTCTATGGTATTGAGACTGATATCAAAACTGAGCACCTTTATCACCTCTCAACGCTTGTTAGCAGGCTCACAAAGGTGACACCATCTCAAAACAAACCGATCGTCGGTGATAACGCCTTCACACATGAGTCGGGAATCCACGTCCATGCGATAATGGCGGATAGCGCAACATACGAGCCAATAAACCCAGAAGAAGTTGGAAGAAAGCGTAGATTCGTCTTCGGAAAGCATACTGGGCGAAAGTCAATCGAGATGGCAGTGAAAGAGCTTGGAATAGATGCAGATACAGATGAACTGGATGAGATACTTCAGCGGGTGAAGGAACTTGGGGATCTTGGTAAGCGAGTGACAGATGCAGACCTTCAGGTTATTGCAGAAGCGGTTACAGGTGTTACAAGAGATCCAAAAGTGATACTGGAGGATCTTACAGTTGTTTCAGGCAATCGGATAACCCCTACTGCATCGGTGAGGTTACTGATCGACAGAACGGAGGTGCTCGAGGCGGGAACTGGTGATGGGCCTGTCGATGCTGCGATGAATGCACTTCGGCGTGCACTTGGGAATATGGCAGAGTTCAAGCTTGAACAGTACCATGTAGATGCAATAAGTGGTGGAACGGATGCGCTTGTTGAGGTCAGGGTCACGTTGAGCAAGGGTGACCGTGTGATAACTGCAAGTGGGGCACGTACGGACATAATAATGGCATCACTTGATGCGATGATTGAGGGGATAAATAGACTCTATCGGTGAGTTTTCTTCCCGCCTGAGGAAAAACTATTTATTCACGTCTGCAGTGTATGGTAATAGTGGGGTTTTAGAATGCAGATTGAGCTTACAAATCTCTATGGGCTTAACGTCTACACAGATCGTGGTGTTAGAGTTGGTCAGGTGAACGATGTTGCGATTGATGTCAACGAACGCAAAGTCTCTGGTATCGCAGTTGGAAATGTGAACCGAGATCTATTTGACATAGGCGGGGAAAGAGGTATCATAATACCGCATCGCTGGATCGTAGCGGTCGGTGATATCGTACTCGTACGACACATGAGTATGAGGGTGGAGAACGAAGCTACGACATAGTATACATTCTGATCGTCTTCGAGTGAGGTAACAGCGGGCGTACTAATTTTCTAAAGTTATTGCACTTTGATTCTAAGATATACCACCCCGACAAGCCCGGCCAAAATCAGACCGATAACGATAAGCACCACAGACCAGCTCATATGAGGCATTTCTGGTTTTTCACTGATTCCATCTGCTACTGCGGTCGCTGTCGGAGTGGCTGAGGCAGTAGCTGTAGGTGTAGGAGTCCAGGCAGGCGTAGACGTTGGTGCTGGAGTAGAGGTCACAATGGGAGTTGGTACAACAATATTGAACGTATCTGTATCTGTGTGTCCATTTTGATCATCCACCTCCACGGTGTAGGTGCCTGTTACAGCTTCCAGGGTCTCAAAGACTGCCATGAATCTGCCATTTTTAACTTCAGCGAGCTTTTTTCCAAGATCCATTGTACCATAGACTCTGACCGCAACCGAGTACCCCTCTCTATTTGAAGATCCTGTTACAACTATATCATCGCCGATCACAACATCATCGATCGGATCAAGCTCAACCGAACTCTCCCTAACCTCAATCTCAATCATCTTCATGATGTCATCGCTTCCAGCTCCTGAGGTTATATCCCTTATTATCGCATCAAGCTCATCCTGCATCTTTCCGGCTAAGTTCATAAGATCTCCGCCGGCATATCTATCCTTTAGACCATCAAGAAGATAGGATGATCCTGTTCTACCATAGACCCCATCTTTTCCAGGAACAAGGACAAAGATAAGATATTCTCCCTCGTCTGCATCATCCTGAATATCGATCTCAAACGAGAACCTGCTATCTTCATCTGATGTTGATTCGATGTAGTGTGTGATCCCAGTTGGGAGTCCATCGAGACCTGAATCAGAAGGATTTAAACCATCTCCACCACCACCCTCAGGCGAGATCGCAATGAGATCAACAGCATCAAAGCCCGGTGCATAACCTGTGAGCTTCAGTGTATCACCGCGTGCGATAAGTGAAGGGTGATCATCCAGACTCAGATCTCCTTCAACCATCGTAACGATACCCATGCCATCCTCGCTCAGATCTTTCACATTATCGCCCACCGCAAGCCCTTCATCGATGAATACGCGAATTTCAATATCACCCTCTACGGTTGTCCCATGTGTCTGGGGCGTTGGAAGTTCCTCACTGAACCTTCCGCTGCTATCAACCGGGATATCGGTCATAACAACAAGATCCTCGATCGCTATGTCAACCGTATTTCCAGCATTAACTGTCCCGTTGATCCTGAGATCCTCACCGATCACACAGGTATCTGGTAGATCCAGAACTGCCTTCTTTTTAACAACCGATACATCCAGAGAATCCATCTCACCGCTCGTTAAATCCTGAACCTCAATCGTGTATGAGCCAGACCTCGTAAAGTAGATTGAGTACACATTCTCACCATCAACATCATCAAGCTCATCCGTGAAAGACCCGATCATCTCCTCGTGTGGGTTATCATTGACACCCGGTGGGAATATGGCAAACTCACCACCTCTTCCAACCGAGATGTTTATACTATTATCAGGCGCACCTGTCACGGTCAGCTTGAACCTCTCAAGTTCTGCAACTTTCTCCCGCTCTGTTTCAAGTTTGATCTCGCTCTTCACAATCTCAAGCTTCTTTACATCGCTCTTCTCTGAGAACCCCCGTGCGTACTCCTCCTCAGTAAGGATCCTGAACTCATACTCACCAAGATCCCATCCTGTTGTATTTATCAGAAGATCCTCAAGGTGCTCAACATTCACATGATCGAAGACCGTTCCATCTGCAGGATTTGTCTTTAATATATCGCCTGTTGGATTTTTAACCTCAAGGGTCACACCATCATACGGATCTAGTGAATTTTTGAAATCTATCGTGAAACCTGTACCCTGCGGAAGCTTCTTACCAGCGACCGATTTTGTTCCACGCTTGAGATCCAGTTTGAAGGATGTACCTGTGACCTTGATCGTTGTGGGTTTGCATCCATCACAATCTGCAGTTGCGTTGTACTTACCTGTCTCCATATCTTCAGTTACATCAGTACCGAGCACACCATCAGCATCCGACTCCTCGCTCTCATCCTCTGCATCCCCGCTCAATCCCTCAAGGTTTACAATTCCACAGGGATAGCCCGTCTCATTAAAAAAGTGCACCTCCTGACCCTTGATGATCGTTGCATCCTCTCCATCAAGATAGACTGTAACATTATCTTGATTCACTCTGAAGTATGTTCCCTGGCTCTCTATCACCTGTGTTTCTGGAATTATGGATGCAGATGCCACCATGGGAGTTAACAGTATAAATATTATGATCAAAAGCAATATGGCTCTCTGTATTTTTATCATCTACATACGCCTTCCATTATTTTGTAGAATGGTCTTATACCTCTTTATTAATAAGTTTTTTGATTTTAGTAAGATTAAATAAATCATAAACCAAAAACTTTATTAATAAAATAGATACGTTTAGAATTATGATAAGAGGTATGAGGTGCTGATGATGCGAAAAGTTGGAAAGAATTTCATTATTATATCTGCTGTGCTTATATTGTTCATCACACAGTTCTCAGTAGCACTGGCAGAAGATACAAAGGTGAGTGTGAGTGCACCCGATGAGGTAAAGCCGGGTGATGTATTCAGTGCGTATATCATGATAGAGGATGTTACGGATTTTGTTGCAGGACAGTTTGATCTGAGCTTTGATTCGGATGTCATTACCGTGGTTGATGTTAAGAACGGTGAGATAGAGAGTCAGGATGTTCCGATTCTTGCATG
This genomic window from Candidatus Syntrophoarchaeum caldarius contains:
- a CDS encoding photosystem reaction center subunit H — encoded protein: MQIELTNLYGLNVYTDRGVRVGQVNDVAIDVNERKVSGIAVGNVNRDLFDIGGERGIIIPHRWIVAVGDIVLVRHMSMRVENEATT
- a CDS encoding (R)-citramalate synthase; this encodes MIEAGSAATSAGERDGIKAVVEADLGCEISTFTRMLKKDVDYALECDVDSIHLVVPVSDLHIKEKLRKDRDYVIAVAGEVADYARDHGLLVELSGEDASRADLGFVGELFRTVKSDRICFCDTVGILTPERVDEVVDALKGIAPLNLHCHNDLGLATANSVRAILKGANGVHVTVNGIGERAGNASLEEVVMVLKKLYGIETDIKTEHLYHLSTLVSRLTKVTPSQNKPIVGDNAFTHESGIHVHAIMADSATYEPINPEEVGRKRRFVFGKHTGRKSIEMAVKELGIDADTDELDEILQRVKELGDLGKRVTDADLQVIAEAVTGVTRDPKVILEDLTVVSGNRITPTASVRLLIDRTEVLEAGTGDGPVDAAMNALRRALGNMAEFKLEQYHVDAISGGTDALVEVRVTLSKGDRVITASGARTDIIMASLDAMIEGINRLYR